TGAGCATGCCTAACCGCGAATTCGCCACAGAGTTCCAGTCGCTTCGCTACGAGATTGTCGCACTCAGTCGAACCGCATTATTCGCAACATCAGGAAATTCTAACCGCGTTCCTGCCGGTATCGGCCGAGGTCGCCGCCCAATCCCTGAGGTTGGCAACGACGCACAAGCATCCGAAGGGCATGGGATCATCTGATCGATATCCTTCGCATTCAAAGAGTGCCGCGGACGCGCATTGGGATATACTCGCAGCTGGGATGCTGACAGTGGCTCCTATCGACAACCCTTGCTACTCTCGCAGCCCTGCGCGCTATGCCAGCGCTTTTCTACCGGCCTCGACAACGGCCTCTGTTGAGATGTCGAATTTCTTGTAGACATCGCCGATCTTGCCGGAAGCGCCGAATGTGTGCATGCCGACGAACTGGCCGTCGAAGCCGAGATAGCGATCCCAGCTGTCCTGGACGGCAGCCTCGACGGCAACGCGGGCCGTGCCATCGCCGAGGACCTTTCGTTTGTAGGCGGCGTCCTGGGCTTCGAAGATCAGGCGGCAGGGCATGGATACCACCGCCGTACGGATGCCCTCGGCCTGCAGGATTTGGCGTGCATTGACGGCGAGTTGCAGTTCCGATCCCGTCGCCATGATGGTCAGCTGACGAGGCCCGCCCTCGGCTTCGAGCAGGATGTAGGCGCCTTTGGCGGAGAGATTTTCACCGTTGGGCATCTTGCGCAGCAGTGGCATCGGCTGACGCGACAAGGCGATCAAGGCTGCCCGGCGCGGCGTTTCCAGGATCACCTGCCAACATTCGGCCGTCTCGATCGGGTCGCCCGGCCGATAGACTGCGAGCCGGGGGATGGCGCGCAGTGCCGTCAAGTGTTCGATTGGCTGATGCGTCGGGCCATCTTCGCCGAGGCCGATCGAGTCATGCGTCATCACGAAGATCGAGCGCACCTCCATCATCGCCGCGAGCCGGATTGCCGGCCGGGCATAATCCGAGAAGGTCAGGAATGTGCCGCCATAGGGGATCAGGCCGCCATGCAGCGCGATGCCGCTCATGGCGGCGGCCATGCCGTGTTCGCGGACACCGTAATGGACATAGGAACCGTCATAGCTTCCCGGCTTGATCTCCACCTGGCCCTTTGCTTTGGTGTTGTTGGACGGGGTAAGGTCGGCCGAACCGCCGAGAAGTTCGGGGATGACGCTTGCCAAATGGTCAAGGACGATACCGCTTGCCTGGCGGGTGGCGAGATCCTTGTCGCTACCAAGCAACACCTGCTTTGCGCTCTCGATCGCCTTTTGCCATCCGTCCGGCAGTTCGCCATTCATGCGGCGCTGGAAATCCTTGTTCTCCGCCGCCTTGACGCGATCGGCCCAGGCCATGCGTGCATCATGGCCCTTGGCGCCAATCCTGCGCCAGGCATCGAGAAGGTCGGCGGGGATGTCGAAGGGCGGGGATGACCAATCGAGAAGCTTGCGCGCACCAGCGATTTCCTCCTCACCCGGCGCATCGCTATGCGCCTTCTGTGTGCCTGCCCGAGTCGGGAAGCCAAAACCGATAATGGTCTTGCAGGCGATCAGTGACGGCTGGTCGGTGACGTTCTGCGCTTCGATGATGGCGTTGTGGATGGCGTCTGTGTCATGGCCGTCGATCTCCAGCACATGCCATTTCGCTGCCCGGAACCGTGCAGGGTGATTGTCGGATTCGGCGAGGTTGGTGGCACCGTCGATCGAGATCGAATTGTTGTCCCAGAAGGCGATCAGCTTGCCGAGCTTCAGATGGCCCGCGAGCGAGATCGCTTCATGACTGATGCCTTCCATCATGCAGCCGTCGCCGAGAAAGACATAGGTGAAATGGTTCGAGAGATCGTCGCCGAATTTTGCATTCATGATGCGCTCGGCAAGCGCAAATCCGACGGAATTGGCAATGCCTTGCCCCAGCGGCCCGGTGGTGGTTTCGATACCGGTCGCGTGATGATATTCCGGATGCCCCGCCGTCCTGCTGTCGACCTGGCGGAAGGCCTTGATCTGGTCGATCGTCATGTCCTTGTAGCCGGTGAGATAGAGCAGGCTATAGAGCAGCATCGAGCCGTGGCCGTTAGAGATCAGGAAGCGGTCACGATCGAACCAATGGGGATCCGAGGCGTCGAATTTGAGGAAGTCGCGGTAAAGGACAGTGGCGATGTCGGCCATGCCCATCGGCATGCCGGGATGGCCGCTATTGGCCCGCTGCACCGCATCCATCGACAGGAAGCGTATGCAGTTTGCCAACTTGCGCAGATGTTCGTCACGTGGTTCCGGGACTGTCTTCACATCAGTCATGGTCGTCTCCTCGAGAGATGCATCTAGGAATGTGGCATCTGGAATTGACACTTGCGGTCAAAATATTGGCCGAGTTCGGCTGCGCTCAGGTGCTGGCCAGCGAGGCCGATGTAGCAATCAGGCCGAACCAGAAACGTCGCGCCGTCTTCCAATCCGACCTGCTTGAATGCATCATGCCACGCGAAACGGTCGAGCACCACGCTATGGGCATCGCACCAAGCCTCAAGATCCCGTCCGCCGGAGCCGTAGATCTGGAGATGCCAGCGCATATCCTTGAGGCCATCGTAGTTGGAACTGCCATTGCCCAATTCGATCCACGGAAGGCGATCGCCGCCTTGAACATCGCCCACCTTGCCCTCGCTCAGCGGATCGTCGCGATAATTGATTGAGAGCTGTGAGACGGTGAGAAACGCCCATTCCCGTAAGGCGTCGATACTGAACATTGCCGGCGCCACAAGAGGCACGATGCGGCTGCGGATGAAGGCTGCGAGCCTGCCTTCGGCCGTGGCCAGCGTGAACATCTGGTCTGTGGTGCGCACCAGCTTGCGGGCGAAGGCAATCCGTTCGACTTCGTAGGTTTCGAGAAGCTTTTGCTCGGCCTCGCCGCGGAGCACCATCCTCAATTTCCAGGCGAGATTGATGGCATCGCCGATGCCAGTATTCATCCCCTGGCCGCCGGCCGGACTATGGATATGCGCCGCGTCGCCCAGCAGGAAAGCGCGACCCTTCCTGAAGTGTTCGACGACACGGTGGTGGACGCGATAGGAGGAAAACCAATGGACGGCTTTGACGTCGATCTTCATGTCCCGGATAGCGCGGCTGTCGACGTCTTCGAAACTGAGCTTTCCCGCATCTTCAGGATTTTCCTTGACGGTGCCGATCAGCCGCGCTCCGGACTCGGCATCCAGGGGGAAAACCGCGAGAAAATCGGAGCTGTCGAGGTCAAGATGCAGCTCGCCAGTCATCGATGGACCTGACGCCTCGACATCGGCGACGTAGAAGGTCTGCGCATAGGTGCCGCCAGGGAAATCGAGATCGAGCGATTTGCGCACCGCGGAACTCGCACCGTCGCAGCCGGCGAGGAAGGCGGCGGAGGTTTCGACGAACTTTCCGCTGGGGTCCGCGAGCGTCGCAAGAATGCCGGCGTCGTGCTCCCGATAGCTGACGAAGCGGGTGTTCCACTCAACCGTGACGCCTTCCTGGCCGAGCCGATCGATGAGCAGGCGCTCATGCCGATCCTGCGGATATATGTGCAGGAAGGGATAGCAGGTGTGGCCCGTGCCGGCATTTTCCAGCGAGATCTTCGCCTCCGGCTTGCCGCCGACCCAGAGTTTTACGCCCTTGACTTCAAAACCCGCGGCGACAACGGCGTCAGCGAGATTCATTTGGCCATAGAGTTCCAATGTTCGGGCATGAACCGCAAGCGCCCGTGACGCCGTCCCGGGCCCGGGCGCATCCGAAATGATGCGGACGGAAATGCCCATTTTCGTGAGCCAAAGTGCGAGGACCAATCCGGTCGGTCCTGCGCCGACGACCAAAACCTGCTCTTGTATCATCGAAAATCACCGCCAATGCCGCACCCCCGCCGCTGCAGGCGTCAGGATTTCGCTGGTTTTTCGTCCGCCAACCTTTGAGAGAACGCGGCATCAGAGCCAGTTACTCATTCCGGTCTTTGGATCGACAAAAGACAAAACACTCTGGAAGCTTTCAAGTTTCAGAGGTTATGTTCGTTTTCATGCCAGATGCCGCGATATCTATGCATACCGACAGGAAGAGTATCGCGTGAGCTGTTGTTGCGGGTATCGGGCGTTACATGGTTCAGCTCGCATTCGTTCAGCGAATTGCCCACTTGCCCATAGAGGGACTCCCCTGCGGTCGGCCTATTGTGGCGCCAAACATGCGATCCAGGGTTTTCAGGATGCCTTGAGGGTCGTGCTATTTCATGCTCTTCCGAGACTTTGTCACATGAGTACGACAAGACCACGGTCACTATCGATGCCGAAGACCCCAGCCACGATAGCGCGCCGGCTCCTATCGATTTTGCGGCGCTAACGGCCGATCTGGGAAAACTCCACACTATGTCTGGCGTATATGTCGATTTGGAGGGCTGGAACAATTTCCTTTTGCAGATTAGCGGTCTCCCCATGCACACGCGTGAGCTTTTGGAGCCTAAAATTATCGAAAGTTTTTTGTAACATCACGCAATACTGTGAACGCACGTCAACATGTCCCCATGTACCGGTCCACGAGCCGGATCGCGAGTTGATCCTCGCATATGACGAAGAATTCAGTTGGAGTGCCGACGATCGACGATCGCAGGATCTACACAGTTATCGGAGGTGAACGCGCCGATGACCGGAGATCGGGAACTGGGCTGGCTTCCGCCATGACTGGCACGTGCGGGCCTCCGCGACGACATCTAATGAGGATGAGCCACGAGCCTAATTTTGCGGCCTGCAGGGACCGTTGTGGTAGAATTGAACTGACGGCAGTCCTGTACGTCGACTGGACCTAAGCTTTTGCACGAAGCTTCAGCCTTACCTGAACGGGGGAGATCCAACAATGCCACACAACCGGAAATTGCAACTGAGTTTTCACTCGCAAGCCGTCCACATGGCCGAATTTGTCGTTGTTCGCAACTATTGTAAATAGGGCATCGGGTAATGACCCCAGGACGTTGCCGCGAAAACAATTGCTTGTTGTGCCTATCGTCATCGTGACCCATGCCGATAGGCACGCTGAAGATGAAATATGCTCAGGACCATGGATCGAGATGCGCTGCGGTTCTGCCGCAAACCGTGCACCAAGCGCAAACCGCGATTCCGAATATTCGTTCAAAGACAATTAATTCGTGAAAACAACTGTGCAAAACAACAAATTTTACAGGATTTCTTAAGTCGGTTTTTTCAGGCCTCTGTTTAGCTGACGCAGCGTTACAGAACGGGG
The nucleotide sequence above comes from Rhizobium sp. CB3090. Encoded proteins:
- the tkt gene encoding transketolase yields the protein MTDVKTVPEPRDEHLRKLANCIRFLSMDAVQRANSGHPGMPMGMADIATVLYRDFLKFDASDPHWFDRDRFLISNGHGSMLLYSLLYLTGYKDMTIDQIKAFRQVDSRTAGHPEYHHATGIETTTGPLGQGIANSVGFALAERIMNAKFGDDLSNHFTYVFLGDGCMMEGISHEAISLAGHLKLGKLIAFWDNNSISIDGATNLAESDNHPARFRAAKWHVLEIDGHDTDAIHNAIIEAQNVTDQPSLIACKTIIGFGFPTRAGTQKAHSDAPGEEEIAGARKLLDWSSPPFDIPADLLDAWRRIGAKGHDARMAWADRVKAAENKDFQRRMNGELPDGWQKAIESAKQVLLGSDKDLATRQASGIVLDHLASVIPELLGGSADLTPSNNTKAKGQVEIKPGSYDGSYVHYGVREHGMAAAMSGIALHGGLIPYGGTFLTFSDYARPAIRLAAMMEVRSIFVMTHDSIGLGEDGPTHQPIEHLTALRAIPRLAVYRPGDPIETAECWQVILETPRRAALIALSRQPMPLLRKMPNGENLSAKGAYILLEAEGGPRQLTIMATGSELQLAVNARQILQAEGIRTAVVSMPCRLIFEAQDAAYKRKVLGDGTARVAVEAAVQDSWDRYLGFDGQFVGMHTFGASGKIGDVYKKFDISTEAVVEAGRKALA
- a CDS encoding FAD-dependent monooxygenase; the encoded protein is MIQEQVLVVGAGPTGLVLALWLTKMGISVRIISDAPGPGTASRALAVHARTLELYGQMNLADAVVAAGFEVKGVKLWVGGKPEAKISLENAGTGHTCYPFLHIYPQDRHERLLIDRLGQEGVTVEWNTRFVSYREHDAGILATLADPSGKFVETSAAFLAGCDGASSAVRKSLDLDFPGGTYAQTFYVADVEASGPSMTGELHLDLDSSDFLAVFPLDAESGARLIGTVKENPEDAGKLSFEDVDSRAIRDMKIDVKAVHWFSSYRVHHRVVEHFRKGRAFLLGDAAHIHSPAGGQGMNTGIGDAINLAWKLRMVLRGEAEQKLLETYEVERIAFARKLVRTTDQMFTLATAEGRLAAFIRSRIVPLVAPAMFSIDALREWAFLTVSQLSINYRDDPLSEGKVGDVQGGDRLPWIELGNGSSNYDGLKDMRWHLQIYGSGGRDLEAWCDAHSVVLDRFAWHDAFKQVGLEDGATFLVRPDCYIGLAGQHLSAAELGQYFDRKCQFQMPHS